In Planctomycetaceae bacterium, a genomic segment contains:
- a CDS encoding Hsp70 family protein has translation MNSRKYLDHPTVREGAGTLTTALNDTDLVTPNAAMDDEQSPPRYVVGIDLGTTNSAMCCIDTHRDDWQIECFAVTQAIAQGESEKRETLPSFHYEPTADELKAGTCELPWQQEHSYCVGVFARDNGRSTPGRMVESAKSWLCHAGVDRRAALLPWHPAEDVERLSPVQVSSRFLRHLREAWDHSHPQYPLSKQDVVLTIPASFDEVARELTVTAAREAGLPRIFLIEEPQAAFYSWVDAHRETWEQIVSPGQKILVCDIGGGTSDFSLIHVRSGENGKLQFHRVAVGDHLLLGGDNLDLALAHYIEQKLADEGKLGGENKLSPRQWSTLISACRHAKETLLDFQAPESYTVVLPGSGSKLIGGSLQTDVTQQELHNLFVEGFLPEVELTDKPAKRQSGFQEFGLPYAPDPAMTKYLAHFLNSHHQTSGSSSIDEDPLIAARPDVVLFNGGFFASPILRSRLINCLQRWFANTSVSDKPWSPLVLKNDRLDLAVARGAAYFGMVRRGIGIRIVAGLARSYYIGVEKADGSPAAMCLIAAGTEPGAEPTVLDQHFRVRTSEPVEFPIYVSGTRLTDQPGQLLAIDPEQLTPLPPIRTVLTSRSSEDNTIDARVSVRLNEIGTLEMWCQQVDSTRRWQLQFDVRSATETDREAHTGIAERTGIVDDSIIRTAEALIESTFADESTASPDRIAKQIAAELQISRNDWPPSLLRGMWPALMASESARRRSPKHECRWLNLTGFCLRPGFGMAADDWRVEETWKTLRGKLAHSGSANLTEWRILCRRVAGGLNAGRQNQLAAPLLSAIRQKHRQMMTGRGKATDYASSTHEAAEIWRLLGSLERISSSVRAELGGIIIDLLPRAVVQPIRPSMLWALGRLGARIPIYGPLNLVLPAQTIVPWIEHLLRNEDLTDSVTQLALMQLGRRTDDRYRDISAAMRDRVVAALSQAGAKPHIIELVTNVGQLEQEEANQIFGESLPAGLRIG, from the coding sequence GTGAACTCACGGAAGTATCTCGATCATCCAACGGTTCGTGAGGGCGCAGGCACGTTGACCACGGCTTTAAACGATACAGATCTCGTGACCCCGAATGCCGCAATGGACGATGAGCAATCACCGCCGCGTTACGTTGTTGGAATCGATCTGGGAACGACAAACTCAGCCATGTGCTGTATTGACACCCACCGGGATGACTGGCAGATCGAGTGTTTTGCCGTCACGCAGGCCATTGCACAGGGTGAATCGGAGAAACGGGAGACTCTCCCGTCATTTCATTACGAACCAACGGCCGATGAGTTAAAGGCCGGTACCTGCGAACTGCCCTGGCAACAGGAACACTCGTATTGCGTCGGCGTATTTGCGCGAGATAACGGCCGCAGCACTCCCGGCCGCATGGTGGAATCAGCCAAGTCATGGTTGTGCCATGCGGGTGTCGATCGGCGGGCAGCATTGCTTCCCTGGCATCCTGCTGAAGACGTCGAACGACTCTCACCAGTGCAGGTAAGCAGCCGTTTTCTGCGGCATTTGCGCGAAGCGTGGGATCACTCACATCCGCAATACCCTCTTTCAAAGCAGGATGTCGTCCTCACAATTCCAGCCTCGTTTGACGAAGTCGCCAGAGAACTGACTGTTACAGCTGCTCGGGAGGCCGGACTGCCTCGAATTTTCCTGATCGAAGAGCCGCAAGCCGCCTTCTACTCCTGGGTTGACGCCCATCGCGAAACGTGGGAACAGATTGTCTCACCCGGTCAAAAGATTCTTGTCTGTGATATCGGAGGAGGGACCAGCGACTTCAGCCTCATTCATGTTCGTTCGGGTGAAAACGGTAAGCTGCAATTCCATCGCGTCGCAGTGGGTGACCATTTGCTGCTTGGCGGAGACAACCTTGATCTCGCACTGGCGCATTACATCGAACAAAAACTGGCAGACGAAGGAAAACTGGGCGGTGAAAATAAACTCAGTCCGCGCCAGTGGAGTACTCTGATCTCCGCGTGCCGTCATGCCAAAGAAACGCTGCTGGATTTTCAGGCTCCGGAATCCTACACGGTGGTTCTGCCAGGTAGCGGATCGAAACTGATTGGAGGCAGCCTTCAAACCGATGTCACCCAGCAGGAACTGCACAATCTGTTTGTCGAAGGATTTCTGCCGGAAGTCGAGCTGACCGACAAGCCTGCAAAAAGACAGTCGGGCTTTCAGGAGTTTGGACTTCCCTACGCTCCAGATCCGGCGATGACAAAGTACCTGGCACACTTTCTGAACTCGCATCACCAAACGTCCGGATCCAGTTCGATTGACGAGGATCCACTGATAGCCGCACGACCTGACGTTGTGCTGTTCAATGGTGGATTCTTCGCGTCTCCCATTTTGCGAAGCCGATTGATCAACTGCCTGCAACGCTGGTTTGCCAACACTTCAGTATCGGACAAACCGTGGTCGCCTTTGGTTCTCAAGAATGATCGACTGGATCTGGCCGTTGCTCGGGGAGCGGCTTACTTTGGCATGGTCCGTCGCGGAATCGGTATTCGGATCGTCGCCGGGCTCGCGCGCAGTTACTACATCGGAGTCGAAAAAGCCGATGGTTCACCAGCGGCCATGTGCCTGATTGCAGCCGGCACGGAACCCGGGGCCGAGCCAACTGTCCTGGATCAGCATTTTCGAGTGCGTACGTCGGAACCCGTGGAATTCCCGATTTACGTCTCCGGAACCCGGCTGACGGATCAACCCGGACAATTGCTGGCAATTGATCCCGAACAGTTGACCCCGCTTCCTCCAATCCGGACCGTCCTGACGAGCAGAAGCTCCGAAGACAATACAATTGACGCTCGTGTATCGGTTCGACTCAACGAAATCGGCACTCTGGAAATGTGGTGTCAGCAGGTCGACAGCACGCGACGCTGGCAACTTCAGTTCGATGTTCGATCGGCGACGGAGACCGACCGCGAAGCACATACGGGAATTGCAGAGCGAACCGGAATCGTTGACGATTCCATCATCCGAACCGCAGAAGCATTGATTGAATCGACCTTCGCAGACGAATCCACTGCGTCACCGGATCGGATTGCAAAACAAATCGCGGCTGAACTTCAAATCAGCCGAAACGACTGGCCACCATCTCTTCTGCGGGGAATGTGGCCCGCACTGATGGCATCAGAATCTGCTCGTCGCAGGAGCCCCAAACATGAATGTCGCTGGCTGAATCTAACAGGATTCTGCTTGCGGCCCGGTTTTGGGATGGCCGCGGATGACTGGCGCGTCGAGGAAACCTGGAAAACACTGCGGGGAAAGCTTGCTCACTCCGGATCAGCAAATCTGACGGAATGGCGGATCCTTTGCCGACGCGTGGCTGGCGGTCTGAACGCAGGACGACAGAACCAACTCGCCGCACCGTTGCTGTCTGCGATCCGGCAAAAACATCGGCAAATGATGACAGGACGCGGTAAAGCGACTGATTACGCATCCAGTACGCATGAAGCAGCCGAGATTTGGCGTCTACTGGGTTCACTGGAACGAATCAGCAGCTCTGTACGAGCGGAACTCGGTGGCATCATCATCGATCTTTTGCCGCGGGCGGTCGTTCAGCCGATTAGGCCATCGATGTTGTGGGCACTCGGCCGACTGGGAGCACGCATCCCCATTTACGGCCCACTGAACCTTGTCCTGCCAGCTCAAACAATAGTTCCCTGGATCGAGCATCTCCTGCGCAATGAAGATCTGACGGATTCAGTCACACAGCTGGCCCTCATGCAGCTGGGCCGAAGAACCGATGACCGATACCGAGATATCAGTGCCGCCATGCGAGATCGGGTCGTCGCTGCGCTCAGTCAGGCTGGTGCAAAGCCGCACATCATTGAACTCGTGACAAATGTCGGCCAGCTCGAACAGGAAGAAGCGAACCAGATCTTCGGCGAATCACTGCCTGCCGGACTTCGAATCGGATAG
- a CDS encoding HAD-IIIC family phosphatase, whose product MYQLAWNNVAVWKKRCGDETIPAPPADLHVTRAAVLFWEEHCVECSAPQCYSACTLFEARRDGRCRRFQYGIMPNKQVSGLFSFGADISFKRWAKLETKWPAHPAMRPIGSVRLHERWMNALEQAGSRIVPFLQQIFPSRRFNGMCTHVRRNVIRKLSSSHQLPVAQKKGRTAADLAGSVPDAFYVKCFSPESIDFRIVIELVTDAPVFRTSLQITPGWNEHLIDAAELFERADGKAGRIQVSIENDQEVRLIFSWLDLVHLKNASALLPKSQAPASDHEQPAEKIKCVAWDLDNTLWHGVIGDAGPDGVTVNEQMVHLVREFDRRGILQTIASKNNYETAWPKIESMGLADYFLYPAINWSPKSQNLKQIASELNINIDTFAFVDDSEFERHEVSSVLPQVRVFDPLQGPEFANHPEFDLPVSSESSSRRLSYLAESKRRQISQSFRGDYDRFLKSCGMSMTIRKPGRQEQPRCLELIQRSNQFNLSGRRHTEEQFEALLRSDDHDCYCFGVSDNFGAYGIVGFAAFRRSSEGPSLVEFVLSCRVAQKMVETTFFLWYARRQQQQGWNHLNAELIVTPKNAPLRSVLEALEFQCLQKDGDQQILRRTFNETIEVPDVIAILEPGRQDDSTEPKQRVA is encoded by the coding sequence ATGTATCAATTGGCCTGGAACAACGTCGCCGTCTGGAAGAAACGCTGCGGTGACGAAACCATCCCCGCTCCGCCTGCCGATCTCCACGTCACCCGGGCAGCCGTGCTGTTCTGGGAAGAACACTGTGTCGAATGCTCCGCCCCCCAGTGCTACTCCGCCTGCACTCTGTTCGAGGCGCGAAGAGATGGCCGTTGTCGACGTTTTCAATATGGGATCATGCCAAACAAGCAGGTGAGTGGGCTGTTTAGTTTCGGCGCGGACATCAGCTTCAAACGCTGGGCAAAACTGGAAACAAAATGGCCAGCTCATCCAGCCATGCGGCCGATTGGCAGCGTGCGTCTGCATGAACGATGGATGAACGCGCTGGAACAAGCTGGCAGCCGAATCGTTCCGTTTCTGCAGCAGATATTTCCGTCGCGGCGATTCAACGGCATGTGTACCCACGTCCGCCGAAATGTCATCCGAAAACTTTCATCGAGTCACCAACTGCCAGTCGCACAAAAAAAAGGACGCACCGCTGCTGATCTTGCGGGCAGCGTTCCCGATGCATTTTACGTGAAGTGTTTTTCACCCGAATCCATCGATTTCCGGATCGTAATTGAACTCGTCACCGACGCGCCCGTCTTTCGTACCAGTTTGCAGATCACCCCTGGCTGGAACGAGCACCTGATCGACGCCGCAGAGCTGTTTGAACGCGCCGATGGAAAAGCCGGACGCATTCAGGTTTCGATTGAAAACGATCAGGAGGTGCGTCTGATATTCTCCTGGCTCGATCTGGTCCACCTGAAGAACGCTTCTGCGCTGCTCCCGAAGAGCCAGGCACCAGCTTCAGACCATGAACAACCAGCGGAGAAAATCAAGTGCGTTGCCTGGGATCTGGATAATACGCTCTGGCACGGCGTCATCGGAGATGCCGGGCCGGATGGAGTGACTGTCAATGAACAGATGGTCCACCTGGTCCGTGAATTTGATAGGCGAGGCATTCTGCAAACGATTGCCAGCAAGAACAATTACGAGACAGCATGGCCCAAAATCGAGTCCATGGGTCTCGCTGATTACTTTCTTTATCCCGCCATCAACTGGAGCCCCAAGAGCCAGAATCTGAAGCAGATCGCCAGTGAACTGAACATCAACATCGATACCTTTGCATTCGTGGATGATTCCGAATTTGAACGACACGAAGTCTCTTCGGTGCTGCCACAGGTTCGTGTCTTTGATCCATTACAGGGGCCGGAATTTGCAAATCATCCGGAATTTGATCTGCCGGTTTCATCAGAATCATCATCGCGTCGACTGAGCTACCTCGCAGAATCAAAGCGGCGTCAGATCAGCCAGAGTTTTCGTGGAGACTATGATCGATTCCTGAAAAGCTGCGGTATGTCCATGACAATTCGCAAGCCAGGCCGACAGGAGCAGCCACGATGCCTGGAATTAATTCAGCGCAGCAATCAATTCAATCTCAGCGGCAGACGCCATACCGAAGAGCAGTTTGAAGCGCTCCTTCGATCCGACGACCATGACTGCTACTGCTTTGGCGTCTCCGACAACTTTGGGGCCTATGGGATCGTTGGATTTGCAGCATTCCGCAGAAGCTCAGAGGGACCATCTCTGGTTGAATTCGTGCTTTCGTGCCGCGTCGCCCAGAAAATGGTCGAAACGACATTTTTCCTCTGGTACGCCCGGCGTCAACAGCAACAGGGATGGAACCACCTGAACGCTGAGCTGATCGTCACCCCCAAAAATGCACCGTTGAGAAGTGTCCTTGAAGCACTCGAATTCCAATGCCTGCAGAAAGACGGTGACCAGCAGATCCTTCGCCGCACTTTCAACGAGACAATTGAAGTCCCCGATGTGATTGCGATCCTGGAGCCTGGACGGCAGGACGATTCGACAGAACCAAAGCAACGGGTCGCATAG
- the topA gene encoding type I DNA topoisomerase: MARKKKALVIVESPAKAKKIAGFLGDDYIVRASMGHVRDLPAKAVEIPAAVKKESWSNLGVNVESDFDPLYVVPSDKKKTVNELKDALKQVDELILATDEDREGESIGWHLAQVLKPQVPVSRMTFSEITKEAILEAIANTRQLDDNLVQAQETRRVVDRLYGYTLSPLLWKKIAPKLSAGRVQSVAVRVLVEREVERMKFRSGSFWDLKAQLKVAAGATFEAMLQTVGGRRVASGRDFDENTGRLKEGSDVLLLEEVAAKALQDRLSSEPWTVLKIDEKKQTRKPYPPFTTSTLQQESNRKLGMSARQTMQVAQRLYEDGHITYMRTDSVSLSNEAVQAARKRVDKLYGEDFLSPAPRQFTNKTKGAQEAHEAIRPAGHEMKTAEELGLGGPEFRLYQMIWKRTMATQMADALLRFDTVTIQSGDAEFRASGRTVEFAGFFRAYVEGSDDPEAALEDQDSTLPAMKEADVLQCEQLEALPHETKPPARYTEATLVRTLESEGIGRPSTYASIISTIQDRGYVRKNGTQLVPTFTAMAVTKLLENHFPNLVNLGFTAGMEQTLDDIATGTADRLPYLREFYSGPSGLDEQVKQREGDIDPRTACTLEIDGLSAAVRIGKFGPFFERIDGEEKVTASIPDGIAPADITNEVAERLIEEKLRGPQALGMHPEEGLPVYLLNGPFGPYLQLGEVTEDGPKPKRCGVPNCFDVLNMDLETALALLSLPRRIGKHPLTDKVVNSGVGRFGPYVTHDKVFASFDRKTHTYEFNGEVYNVLTVTMDAAVEMLRNTKKRAAPTALRELGNHPADEKPIGIYEGRFGPYVKHGKINATIPKDTDINTVTQEQAIEWLDAKASKTGKAPARGSAKKAVKKSAATGTKAAKKTSTKKKAARKKTAE, from the coding sequence ATGGCACGGAAGAAGAAGGCATTGGTGATCGTGGAATCACCAGCGAAAGCTAAGAAAATCGCAGGCTTTTTGGGGGATGATTACATTGTCCGCGCCAGTATGGGACATGTACGCGATCTGCCCGCGAAGGCTGTGGAGATTCCGGCCGCTGTCAAAAAAGAAAGTTGGTCGAATCTGGGGGTGAACGTTGAATCAGATTTCGACCCTCTGTACGTCGTGCCTTCTGATAAAAAGAAGACGGTGAACGAGCTGAAAGATGCTCTCAAGCAGGTTGACGAGCTCATTCTGGCGACTGACGAAGACCGCGAAGGAGAAAGTATTGGATGGCACCTGGCGCAGGTTCTCAAACCTCAGGTTCCGGTCAGCCGTATGACTTTCTCAGAAATCACGAAGGAAGCCATCCTGGAGGCGATTGCGAATACACGCCAGCTGGATGATAACCTGGTTCAGGCCCAGGAGACTCGTCGAGTCGTTGACCGGCTTTACGGTTACACACTGAGCCCGCTGCTGTGGAAAAAGATTGCCCCCAAGCTTTCTGCCGGCCGAGTCCAAAGCGTTGCTGTCCGCGTTCTCGTTGAGCGTGAAGTGGAACGAATGAAATTTCGCAGCGGTTCATTCTGGGACTTAAAGGCTCAGTTGAAAGTTGCTGCCGGGGCCACATTTGAAGCGATGCTGCAGACGGTCGGAGGCCGCCGTGTTGCCAGTGGCAGAGACTTTGATGAGAACACAGGGCGTCTGAAGGAAGGGTCGGATGTTCTGCTTCTGGAGGAAGTTGCAGCAAAGGCGCTTCAGGATCGCCTCTCCAGCGAACCATGGACCGTCTTGAAGATCGACGAGAAAAAGCAGACGCGGAAGCCTTACCCGCCGTTCACGACAAGCACACTGCAGCAGGAATCCAACCGCAAGTTGGGGATGTCAGCGCGGCAAACGATGCAGGTCGCTCAAAGATTGTATGAAGATGGTCATATCACTTACATGCGTACCGACAGTGTCAGCCTGAGCAATGAGGCTGTGCAGGCGGCGCGAAAGCGTGTCGATAAGCTTTATGGTGAAGATTTCCTGAGTCCTGCACCAAGGCAGTTTACAAATAAGACCAAGGGGGCCCAGGAAGCTCACGAAGCGATTCGGCCAGCCGGTCATGAAATGAAGACGGCGGAAGAGCTGGGTCTGGGCGGCCCGGAATTTCGCTTGTATCAGATGATCTGGAAGCGAACGATGGCGACGCAGATGGCGGATGCCCTGCTCCGCTTCGACACGGTCACCATTCAGTCAGGAGATGCCGAATTTCGTGCATCCGGCCGAACCGTAGAGTTTGCTGGCTTCTTTCGGGCATACGTCGAAGGATCCGATGACCCCGAGGCAGCGCTCGAGGATCAGGATTCGACGCTGCCTGCGATGAAGGAAGCGGATGTTCTGCAATGCGAGCAGCTGGAAGCACTTCCACACGAGACGAAACCTCCGGCTCGTTACACAGAGGCGACGCTTGTCAGGACCCTGGAATCAGAAGGTATTGGTCGGCCAAGTACCTACGCGAGCATTATCAGCACCATTCAGGATCGCGGGTATGTTCGTAAGAATGGAACTCAGCTGGTCCCAACCTTCACGGCCATGGCCGTCACCAAGCTGCTCGAAAACCACTTTCCAAATCTCGTCAATCTTGGTTTTACGGCCGGGATGGAGCAGACGCTGGATGACATCGCGACCGGAACGGCAGATCGATTGCCGTACCTTCGCGAATTTTACAGCGGACCGTCCGGGTTGGATGAGCAGGTCAAGCAGCGGGAGGGCGACATTGACCCAAGGACAGCATGCACCCTGGAAATTGACGGGCTGAGTGCTGCTGTGCGCATCGGAAAGTTCGGACCATTCTTCGAGCGGATCGATGGTGAAGAAAAAGTCACCGCTTCCATCCCCGATGGTATTGCTCCGGCAGACATTACGAACGAAGTGGCTGAGCGACTGATTGAAGAGAAGCTTCGTGGCCCGCAGGCGCTGGGAATGCACCCGGAAGAGGGTTTGCCGGTTTACCTGCTGAATGGTCCGTTCGGTCCCTATCTTCAGCTTGGCGAAGTCACAGAAGACGGACCAAAGCCAAAGCGATGTGGTGTTCCCAATTGCTTCGATGTGCTGAATATGGATCTTGAAACAGCGCTGGCATTGCTCTCTCTTCCCCGGCGAATTGGTAAGCATCCACTGACAGATAAAGTGGTGAATTCAGGTGTGGGACGATTTGGACCCTATGTCACCCACGATAAGGTCTTCGCCAGCTTTGATCGCAAGACGCACACGTATGAGTTCAACGGCGAAGTTTACAACGTGTTGACTGTCACCATGGATGCGGCCGTGGAGATGCTCCGTAACACCAAGAAGCGTGCAGCCCCGACGGCACTTCGTGAGCTGGGGAATCATCCGGCCGATGAAAAGCCAATTGGGATTTACGAGGGCCGATTCGGGCCTTACGTGAAGCATGGAAAGATCAATGCCACGATCCCGAAAGACACCGACATCAACACGGTCACTCAGGAACAGGCCATTGAATGGCTCGATGCCAAAGCAAGCAAAACCGGCAAGGCCCCGGCACGTGGCAGCGCCAAAAAGGCAGTGAAGAAATCCGCAGCAACAGGCACGAAGGCTGCAAAGAAAACCTCAACGAAGAAGAAGGCTGCCAGGAAGAAGACGGCCGAGTAA
- a CDS encoding DUF3179 domain-containing (seleno)protein has product MRTLRLRPVPSAILGFVLLTGCGGSDSPAGPADAGHESIDVVVTDTAQTTVSEGNGEIKTGESDVLKNSEVAAPATMEPVSNPASTPISANDNAVHNPPMTAAADADLPEEAMIVGCIVDGKSVAFLMDAMKQPNSAVVNCLVDETPVTIAYCSESDVVRVFSTESLAKTIGMTSNGVVDGSLKVNLDGIIYDHNATDLPLTDVDYVRTVWIAWKVEHPETVVYQGVQAP; this is encoded by the coding sequence ATGCGTACTTTACGGCTGCGTCCGGTGCCTTCGGCCATTCTTGGGTTTGTGCTTTTAACGGGATGTGGTGGTTCAGATTCGCCTGCCGGACCTGCAGACGCAGGTCATGAATCAATTGACGTCGTCGTGACTGACACGGCTCAGACGACGGTCTCTGAAGGGAATGGCGAAATCAAAACCGGGGAATCCGACGTCCTGAAGAACAGCGAGGTCGCAGCTCCTGCCACAATGGAGCCGGTATCCAACCCAGCCTCTACGCCGATCTCGGCAAACGATAACGCCGTTCATAATCCTCCTATGACGGCAGCCGCGGATGCTGATCTTCCCGAAGAGGCGATGATTGTCGGCTGCATTGTGGATGGTAAATCTGTCGCATTTCTGATGGATGCGATGAAGCAGCCGAACAGTGCTGTGGTGAATTGCCTCGTCGATGAGACACCTGTGACCATCGCCTATTGTTCTGAATCAGACGTTGTTCGTGTATTTTCGACGGAATCCCTCGCAAAGACGATTGGCATGACCTCAAATGGCGTCGTGGATGGATCATTAAAGGTAAATCTCGACGGCATCATTTACGACCATAATGCGACTGATCTTCCGCTTACAGATGTTGACTATGTTCGCACTGTATGGATCGCCTGGAAAGTGGAACATCCCGAGACTGTTGTGTATCAGGGTGTTCAAGCCCCCTGA
- a CDS encoding prenyltransferase/squalene oxidase repeat-containing protein, which yields MSLNSVRTGYSPPHRKSGARHVGIRYFLIVAAVIICGPHAKVPGNSTASASVIDADVDATVERGLDYLVSLQKRQGYWEANQGQYRVAMTALCGVAMLAEGSTTTTGKYAQSIRLAVDYLLSMSRPNGLIGYREDYHYTYGHGFSMLFLSQVYGEEEDAKRREEIRDVLIRAVQFCADAQTSRGGWGYVSAKEGNDFDEGSTCITQVQGLRACRNAGIPVSKEIIENAKTYIAECTTEQGGVQYSIRGGGARPPITAAALAALFNAGEYETDLTKRMRNYCSRTIWPDKSLTSSNGHWHYMHFYFSQVVYRTGGDDWEKYRTELNQKLMQDALPTGGWADQQVGNVYTTALNCIMLQLEKGFLPIYQR from the coding sequence ATGAGTCTAAACTCCGTAAGAACCGGATATTCCCCCCCGCATCGTAAGTCCGGTGCACGTCACGTTGGCATTCGGTACTTTCTGATCGTTGCGGCCGTGATCATTTGTGGTCCGCACGCAAAGGTTCCGGGCAACTCGACGGCATCTGCATCCGTCATTGATGCTGACGTCGACGCAACCGTCGAGCGCGGACTGGACTATCTGGTCTCTCTGCAAAAACGACAGGGGTACTGGGAGGCAAATCAGGGACAATACCGTGTCGCAATGACAGCCTTGTGCGGGGTCGCAATGCTCGCTGAAGGCTCCACAACCACAACCGGTAAGTATGCACAATCCATTCGACTTGCCGTGGACTATCTGCTCTCGATGAGTCGCCCCAATGGCTTGATTGGGTACCGTGAAGACTACCACTACACCTATGGGCATGGATTTTCGATGCTTTTCCTGAGCCAGGTGTACGGTGAAGAAGAAGATGCGAAACGGCGTGAAGAGATCCGTGACGTACTGATTCGCGCCGTTCAGTTTTGTGCTGATGCACAGACGAGTCGAGGTGGCTGGGGTTATGTTTCGGCCAAAGAAGGAAACGACTTCGACGAAGGGTCAACCTGCATCACTCAGGTTCAGGGGCTCAGAGCCTGTCGGAATGCAGGCATACCGGTCTCAAAAGAGATCATCGAGAATGCAAAGACCTATATCGCGGAATGCACAACAGAGCAGGGGGGCGTGCAGTACAGTATTCGCGGTGGCGGCGCCAGGCCTCCCATCACCGCCGCTGCCCTCGCCGCTTTATTCAACGCTGGCGAGTACGAGACCGACTTAACAAAACGGATGCGGAACTACTGCTCCCGAACGATCTGGCCGGATAAGTCACTGACCTCAAGCAACGGTCACTGGCACTACATGCATTTCTATTTTTCGCAGGTCGTTTACAGAACCGGCGGCGACGATTGGGAGAAATACAGAACTGAGCTGAATCAGAAGCTGATGCAGGACGCGTTGCCTACCGGAGGCTGGGCCGATCAACAGGTTGGAAACGTGTACACAACAGCTCTGAATTGCATCATGTTGCAGCTCGAAAAAGGATTCCTGCCGATCTATCAGCGTTAG